Below is a window of Prionailurus viverrinus isolate Anna chromosome A1, UM_Priviv_1.0, whole genome shotgun sequence DNA.
ctttctcccccatttGGTCAGAGATAGTCTTTTTTCGATGGTGTATTCCCTTCACTCCTCTTGACAGTTACCCTCACTCTTTCTGTTTTTGGCATACTCTCCCCTTCCAGTTTTTACCATCAAGAATGTACACATTACGTTTCAATTAAATGACcattttaagatatttagaattttatacatttgtcaaTAAGCAATGAGAAAACACTTCATTTAGACTCTAAAGTTTAAGGTATGCAAGATATTTTTGTATCAATAAAGTATGTAAAGTATCAGTTATTGAACTCAAGGTCTAAGCCCttgagcaagaaagaaaatgaaaacaatagttTTGTTGGTGAACTAGATTTTGGTTTcggatttgatttttttaaacactagcCATCAACAATGTGTAAGTATAGGTGGACCTCAACCAAAGCAGAGGATGGAGCTATAAATTCTAGTGAAATCTGAAGTGTTTTTGTAAGTAGCTACCAAAAGCAGaatctctttgtttgtttgtttgtttgggtagGAGAGGAACAAACCAGAACACAATTCGAGAATTTGCTAATTGCATACAGCTCCATTAATTGCTTATATCCACATGTGGACAGAAATGCCAGGTAAAAATCAGACCCTGTTACTCCTAAGGGATTCTCCAAATTCTGTGGACACTTCTCTTTGCTGTGCTAGTGTCTGCTAAATTACAGACAGGGTCGTCTTGAACATGTACTTATTTACTCTCTCACATGACAGTAGACATCTATAATGGTCGGGATTCAAACCTGCCTTGCGGGAGGGAGAACagggattaaaaacaaataaccaacgAAGACACTGGAATTTTACTATTTCTATCCCTAAAACTGGGTAGAAAGGGCAAATATTGGCtgaaagcaaaccaaaaaaccccGCGAATACAAACGGtagttaacatttctgaaattctaGACTGAAGTTCTAAAAGGATGTCAAAATTTAGTACTATTATATTTAATCATGAAATCAATCACCTCAAAGACAGAAATCCAACTTTTTTACTGAGAAACTGCTTTGTTTTAACAACTGAAAGGCATTTTCCATGTAAATAGATGGACAGAGCTCCACCAATAGAAAAGCAATACTTGAAATTTATGGAGCCCAAAAGAAAgctaaatatgttttaaagtgtCCCACTCTAATAGATGCCCTACCCATAGGGTTTGGGTCTCACATTTAAATTGTTTAGAATGTAGTGCAGGTTAAAAAATGATTTGTggttttgcaattatttttcttgctttaaataCTGTAGCTAAATGTTTTAACATCCTCTACATTAGTCTCCTCGTCCTAACTTTGGAAAACCTGTATTTTTCCTTGTCTATCAAGGTCCACATACAGGACAATAAGCTTTCAATGCCAGACATTCTTGCTTTTCAAAAGGAACTATTCCTGGAGCCACAACCTGTGGCCAGCTGTCATAAATAATATACCCACAGAATTTGGGATGTTTCTAAATCCTCTTGCATAACAGCTTTAGGTGGCCCAAAGAGTTAAAAGCTGTCACTGTCATCCATATTTACTGGACATCAATAGGGTGCCTGACAGTAAGCATTAGCTTTGTTTTCACTAAAACATCCACCAATTAATTATTGATGTTCTTCTGGAAGCACGCTATCACTTCCATGCATTCTTTTCCATTGGTTACAATAAAATATTCTTGCAGAGTAAAGATGAACAGTACCTCCTACTTGAGAAAGACTGTCAATCCGCAGTGGACCGTCACTAAAATgccaagggaaggggaaaaaaattcactGCTAAGTATACAAATTCTTAAGGGAAACTGTCAATCATTCCTTTTTGCAATCCATCCAACAGTTTGCTTCGAGCTCATTAAAAATGCCGTCTAGACTTGTGGAGTTGGCATTCTGCCTTCCACCTGGCAAGCTAGTTGCTGGTAATCCACAACAGTGTAAGACAGATTCCATGGGAaacaatggatgaatgaaagcTACACCAGAGCTTAATGGTAGAGAAATACTCAGAAACAGGGATTGATTGAGGTCACAGAAAAGACAGGGCAGATTCCCATTATTTTGGCTGATTATGAGCAAGAGCCCTTTGCTTATCTACTTACCCTAAACAAAAAGGCATGAATAAAAACATCAAGTGTATTGCAGAGAATGCTGTAAGTAATATGAGGCTGGCTGGTAGGATTTCACAAGCCTGCCCAGCCATCCAGCTCCTAATAAGATAGTGCCCGTGGTTCCTTGCCTTAAGGCAAGGAATGGTGCTCTCGTATTAAAAGCCAGAGATCTTACTGCTGTCTAGGGAGTAAAGACTGGGAATGGAGAAACACAAGTAAGAACGAACCTGGTGCTCCAGAAGTCTCCCGACCTGCTGGTGTAAGAGCAGGCACAGCACtgtttccctgcctcctttctaCTCCCTCTCCAAAGAGCCattatcaagcaggctccagcacctCTCAGAATGTCAACGACTGCTTTACTTCCTGGAGAAGGAAGAATCCAAATGCGAATCTTCTAAAACACACGATGGTAATTAAGTTTGGGGGTCACTTTACAGTTCAATTCAATAGACATTTAACTCCAAGAATACCTCATATCTGCAAGAAAGCTTGAAACCatggtattttcttctttttgattctgGTTGACTATAAGCTCTAATCTGCTGCATATGTGTAGATATCTACAAAGGCCATCAGCTTCAAAGGAATAATACCTAATCATCAGGTTAAAATTTCAAGTGTGCAACATTTTCTGCtgtggaactggaaagtgttacaGACTTCAAACTAACCTACTGGCTAGACATAAGTATTCTTTCCATCTACTTTCTCAATCACTGGAAGGACTTAGACCATTGGGAATACATAGTCCTTTCTGATTCTGATATTCTTCTGCAAAAGCCATTGCTTCATACACACTATAAAAGAGaaggttttcttcttcctttttgcaATACTCTCCGCAGGCCAGGGAATCCCTCACAGAGGGATTGCACTGAGCCAACAGAACCTGGATGCCAATGGCTTCATAATCTCTACGAACTTCTTTCAGGGTGTGGATCCCTGCTGTATCTAAAAACTGTATTGCACTGCAGTCAATTACTATGGTATGGAGATCCAAAGGATCATGGGAAAGTTGCAGTGAAACTTCATCCTGGATTCCACTGAAAATCACTGTCTCTTTTGTGATCTTTGTCTTGGCAGCCTTTTTCTGAGCTGCCTTTACTAAGACTGGGTTGAGAGTTTTTTTGTATAAAGCAgatttaaaacattctttgttTACGTAGTAGAGAGGGGCTACAAAACGGAATATCTTGACGCCCGGCTTTGTCTGAAGATTCTTATAAGCAGACATGGATTCAAAGATTTCGGACTCTTCCACCCAGCCAAGCAATGAAATCTTTGGCTTCTGTGTGCGGAGAATGACACAAAACATAGAAAAACAAACCCCAATAAGCAGGCCTATTTCAGTACTTATCAGTGCAGAGGACAGCATAGTGACAAACCAGATAACTGTATCCATTCTGCTAACCTTCCACATTTTGGGTAGATCCTTAAATTTACGTAGGGCTCCCCGGAGATTTACAATAGTGATCACACCAAGGACACTTTTCTGAAGAGAATAGAATAAAGGAGCAATTACCAGGAGGACCAACAAAAGAACCAAAGCTGTCACCACAGCAGAAAGCTGAGTTTGGCAGCCTGTTGATTCTTTAACCAAAGTCTTCGCAAGAGCCGCGCTAGTAGTAAAGcagtggaagaaggaagggatGATATTGCAAAAGCCAATGGCATACATTTCCTGATTAGCTCTGACTGTGTAGCCATGTTTCTTGGCAAACATCTCAGAAAGTGATACAGTAATAGCAAAACCAATGATAGAAATAGCTATTGCGTCTACAGCCAAACTGGGAATTAAGTTCCAGTCCGGTGCTTTGGGTGGCATAAACCCCGTGGGAATATGTCCAGCAATACTGCTGTTGTATTTCTCGTGGAGTTTCCCAAAATGAGAAGCTAATGTGGCTGCCACGACGACAATGAGTTCAGTAGGAATTGGTGCCTTAAGCTTGGACTTGAAGTGCTCATTGAGTTCTTTGGTTGGCAAAAGAACCAAAAGGCACAAAAGGCTGGTGATGAGATCACAGATATTGGTCCTATGGATGTTTCTGAAGATATGTATCCAAGTAGTGATGAGTGAGCCCACACCATTACTCCGAGGAAGGCTGAGCCCAAGGAGGTACTTGGCCTGAGATGTAAGAATAGTGAAGGAGGCACCAGTGACAAATCCACTCAGCAAGGCATCTGAGAGGTAGACAGAAACAAAGCCCACTTGAAAGAAGCCCATCGCTACCTGGAAGGAAGGATATACAAgtgttaaatataaatggaaaagagCTTCTAAATCCTCTAATATCCCGGCACTGCCTTGCATGGAGACATACATCAGAGCATCACAAAATGTCAGAGGTAGAAAAAAACACAATCATACATCAGCCCTCTCATTTTACAAAGAGAGGGTTCATTTTACTGACACTCAGAGGGTTAAGCAACTGGTCCAAAGTCCCACTGTTCCTCAGCCTGGATAAGACAAGAACTTAGGATTCCTACCTTCTTGTACAATGTTTCTGATATGTGAATAAAGTTCAGACCTCAAGAAAACAATTTCCAAGGATccacaaaaaattacaaaaactcaAATTGGAAAAATTCTTCTAACGACAAGGGCATGTATTTCCATTAAATTATAAATCGTTACCATAAAAGTAaagttttaattaataaaaaaattttgattcACATCAAAATAGAATCACATTTAAATTATAGAACAGTCTTTAACCTCACGCTGAGAAACTATTCTCATTCAGTGTGTATGTGCTTATGCCAAACTGCTTCCCATATTAATTCTGCATCGTCAAAGATacaatatttttacttctttatttttttcctcttcccaatAATTCCTCAGAATTTCCCTGAGCCCTTCCTCATTCTTGGTGAGACATaataacaaaaaagcaaaactggaCCCTGAAGAGCACCACTCTGCACAGcagccccttctcttcctctttcccaggCACCAAACTAAGTGAGCTACTCTTCCCTTTCCCATATTGGAACCAGATGCCTATAATGGAGAAAAGGTTTAATGCTGGCATCGACTCCCAGATGCTAAAAGACAGGGGTGTGATGATAATGGTAGGTTTGCGGATTCTATGGGACACCTAAGGAGAATTTAATTTGTAATCCTTTCTTCTGGCTAATCATATGAAATAGTGGTTCTCAACTTGTTCCCTAGCAGTCCACGGGAAGTGCTGTCTTTAGTGAGAGTCACTTACTAGAGCAACAATTCTAAAGTGGGgttggtggcggtggggggggggggcatctatAGTTTGAAACCTCCTGCACTCCTCCCTCTGCCAACCCTCATCCTGTTACCCTCTTCCTGCTTGTTAGTGCTGACTCTGCCAGTAAGGAACCACACACAATCTCAAGAAAACCCAGTGTTTCTCAACATGTAAAATTAAGGAGTTGTACTAGGTGATGTGAGGTCCCTTTCTGGTCTACATTTTGCAACCAAATAATTACAATCTGGCTGACTGAAATTCACTGGTTCAGAGGCAGCCTAAGGTTGAGAAAAGAGAAGCAGCCTTATCTTCCATGTGGAGTCAAACTATGGTCTGAATTTTGGCTCTATCCCTCACATATcctaagcattcagtaaatgacAGCTTTAACTACTATGATCTCTGAGATCCCTTACAGATTTGCGATTTCATGTACGGTGATTTCTTTTGGTAGAAGCAACCACCCGTTCCATTGTTTCTTACCTGATAAACTCCAGCCATAAAGGTCACAGTGCTGCCAACTGCAATTGCATAGCAACTTCTGTCACATATCCAGTCTGATGTCTGGTTTAATAATGTGCTCCCATTTGAAACCATCCCTAAAGAAGGAGGAGTATGGGCAGTGTCATAGCCGGCTTTGTGTAGTTCTCGGTCAACTACCTCACCAATCATAAGGCACAATATTCCAAAAATGCCCACAGAGATGTGACGGGAGGTACCCAATAGGAAATAAATGATGCTGGCAAAAAAAGAGGTGTACAGACCATAGATAGGTTCTTGGCCAGCCAAGAGGGAATAAGCAATGGATTGGGGTACTAATAAGATGCCCACAATCAAGCCAGACATCACAtcccctaaaatgtttttcttcagatCATACTTTGGGAGCCATCGCAAAACGGGAAGGAAaccaaaaatcacatttttggcTTTGGTTGGACTGCACTGGCAAGTCCTCCGcaattttttaatgacaaatttcTTGAAGTTAGTATTTGATTTCTCTTGAGGCTCCATATGGATCCTACGATAAGGTGTGCATTGATCATTGGCTTCAAACTGCTTGAAGTCGGTACTTGATTCATTTGCAGACTCCGGAGGGATGTTACACAGAGGGCCGTGTTGGTCATTTCCTTCAGATGAGTCAGTGAGTGACAGATCATGTTGCTCTTTACTTTCCAAAGACATTTCTGGAGATAGATGCTTCAGCCTCCTACCCCAAAGAAAAAACCGGGATTAACTGGTTAAGTAATTCTCAGTGCTCACACATTTTAACAGTCCTACTTGTCATCCATGAGAGTGAAGACGAGTTCAGTTCGGGGGTAGGTGTCTTATATTCACTTTCTTTAGTTAGTTGAGCCTCATATGCCTTGATCAgggtaaacaaaaacaaacaccaaatatAGACCAAAAATAGCCAAGTCAGAGCAAATAATTGATTGGGTATAGGACTTCCCCAAAGTAAAAACCATCAAGGATTCTTCCCCATCTCTGCCTGGCTTCCTCTGCAGTTTTTCCCTCCAGAAAAGGTATCAGGGTGGCCTGTCTCCTACTATCACTATCTTCTTTCCAGGTTTTTCACCCCCAGGTATACTGCAAAACAGGATCTAGTCTCAAAACTTTGCTGCTACCTGCAAGTCCCTGAAGCAAAGaagatggtcttttttttttttctttttgaatacatCATAAACTGTTTACCAGATACGTCACAAATCAGTGTCTTTGTGTTAGCTGTTTGCTTAGCTTAGAATGGCCATCAACCTCTCTGCCCATCAAGATTCTAATCATTTTTATACCAGTTAAACAACACTACCCTTTCTACAAAGCACCGACCAATCCCCTAGCCCAACTGAATCACTATACTTCTATATCCCATagtatttttcactttcattataGTACTGATAATACTCTTGTGTTAGTTAAGTAAGAGTCTCTCCAGCTCTTGGAGGAAAGGATATCTCGCTCATCATTGTAATCACCAACAGGTGTATAGTAATTCCGAGATAGCAGGCTTACAAAATGTTTGAATGGATcaaagaacaaatgaatacacACTTTATGACTGTGGCCAAACAGAGACAAAATATACTAGACAGAAGACTCAGAAAGTTTCCTGTTTGGGAACTGACAGAAAAATACACCCTTGCAAAGTAATCCACATTAATTTTGTTTGGATGAAGGGGCTATAGCTGATCCTCCCAATGAACAAGAGTAAAATAATAGTTACTTGATGGTCtcaggaagtagaaaaagaagaaaagaacagatttCGATCACAACTTACCCTGAGCAAGTCAATCAGATTGGTGGATACACACAGCAGGTCTTCATTCCTCAATGCAACTGGTCTGTAACTCTCTTCTTACTTCCTACTTAGGTCAACCTAGTTGGAGTACATTTCTTAGGTCCTTTTATTTTGGAACAGCTCTTGGTGATTCCTGGGTCAAAGGGCTTTTCCAAACCTAAGATATGCAAAAGaggcataagaaaaaaaactaagaaaatccaAATCTTGCCCTACACGGCTGCTATCcgggaaggaaaaagataaaaattaatactAGAAAGTACAAGAGTGATGGAAACTATAAGAAATAATTGAATTGAAAtactaaaagtgaaaaaacacaGTAATAGAGATGAAGAATGCCTCTGACAGGATCATCAACAGACTCGACAGAGCCAAAGAAAGAATCCATGAAATTGAGGATAGGtcaatagaaattacccaaatttaaaaagaaagagaaaaacagatttttttttttaaatcagtaacaACAATGTAAGAGAACATCCAAGAGCTATGGAAGATAGTAAACAATCTAACTCATGTGTACTTGGAATCCCAAAAGGAGAGGACAAAGAAtggacagaagaaatatttgaagacataatggccaagaattttcccaaattaaaGGCAGACACCAAAGTATAGATCCAAGAATCTCAGAGAATACCAAAAACgacaaatatagaaagaaaaaccaaacaaaatcccACACCTACACATATCATATTCAAGCTGCTGAAAACAAAGATAACAGCCTAAAAACGgccaaattaaaaacatacattacATACAgaggaataaagacaaaaattacagTGGACTTATTAGAAACATCAGATGGTGACTGCGTAATACCTTTATCACAGTAAAAtagctgtcaacccagaattctatacctagagaaaatatcttttagaagatgaaggagaaacaaagactTTCTCAAACACTAAGAATATCCAGCAGACCAGCACTaccatgtatacatataccagACAGAAACTAGGGCTacacaaaacacaacaaagaaataaagtcaaggaatggaacaaatgaaaatcaagtcAAAtccatgttttaatttaaaatatcttaaactgctctaaaaggTAAACATCTAAGCAACGgtagaaatgtattttgtttatagcatacgaaaataaaatgtataaaaatagcacaaaaaaATGGGTAATTGGGAATTGTAAAGTCTTAAACTAGATGTGAAGTGATTCATTATTATTTGAAGGTAGGCTCTGATTAACGATGTATTTGTAAATCCAAGAGGAACCACTAAATTTTTTGAAAGGCATAAACGGTAAGTTAATTGTGGAGATAAAATGAGATCGTAAAAAATTCTcaatccaaaagaaaacaaaaaaaagaggggggaaaaagagaccaaaagtAGATGGAACACACTGAAAATAGCTGGCAGGATGGTAGagtttaaaacaaacataaaaataatcacatcaaATGTGAATGTTCTAAACATGCCAATGAAAAGGTAGCAAGTGTCAGATTAGATTAAAAAttaagacccaactatatgctatctataAGAAACCCACTGTAAATATAGATAGATTATAAAAGTGAAAGGACTTGTCCAATGCAGTAATTTATTTAGCTTGCAAGTGACTGAGTCAGCTAATAAAATCCAGATTTTAGGACTCTAAGTATAGCTCTTTTTGAGCAAGGCACTATTCCTATCACCTATCTAATTAGCTTTCTCTAACCTCAGATAATTCCAAATACTTTAGAATTCAGCTGCTCTACACATCCCAGTTTCACCTACCTGCTACCCCAAATGACCTGGACTGATACCTACAAATGTGTACCCAACTCTCCTTTTACTATACTCTTGGCCGTGGCCCTTTTCCACCTCTAACTCTCAAAAACTTAGGTATTCATTCACAAACAGTCCTAGAAGTAGAACTGATATAGCCATCAGTCTGAATCCAAAAGCCACGTATAGTCTCCTTTATCTATTCTACTCACCTCCTAAAACTctcaacactatttttttttcctttttcacacagattttaaaacacaaagcaaCATAAAACtacattacaaattattttacacTAAATGGTAGGTGTGACCTTCACACAcagtaagctccttgagagcaagCTCCAGtctaattcatctttgtatcccccaACATGTCCAGGTATATGCTTTCCAAAATAGGAGctaaaatatttgctaagcaAATAACTCAAGTACAGGAAAAGTAGAATGCaaagcaatatttattttcaagtggaAATATCTCCTTTGGAACATACTTTCCAAATACCCCTTTTTGCACAAAAATCCTCTCACTTCCTTAAGCCAGTTACGGCTTTCAATTATAGTATTCATCAACTGCTTCATGGAAATTAAGACATGACAGTGTTTATCCTTGGAATAGAGCCTACAGCCAGACTTCCATTTTAAGGAGGCTGGAATACAAACTATACTTTCCATGAAGTTCAATAAAACACAAGTCTACCGTATCATCTGGGCCAGTTTCTCCCTTTATTAACATTGATAATCGAGagtgagaaaaggaaaggttCAAGAGGAAAATACTTGAACCTTCCACATTACCTTGCAGGAAtcacaggggaagaaaaaaacaaaacgtcTGAACAGTGCATTTACCTACGCATACATTAAAGTACAATGGTAGTCTGAGTAACACAAAAAGGAACGACATTTCTTCACTTTATTCTTTAGCTGCACACATGCAGCTGTGACACCTAGAAAGCGGTGTGATCCAGGTGGCAGACAGGCAGCATTGACACAATTCCCGTGTGAATTACTGACAGGCTAGAGCACTGGACTAGAAGAGAGGTTACATCCTTTCTGTATGAGCCTGATAGCAGTCAGCCAACTTCTTTTTGAAGATTTGGATAGAAGCAAACCAATGTCTGCTGTTGGTAATTACAGCACATACTTTTAACTAACAATGCATGTATAACAGTTCTGTAATTTGTGAAACTGAAGTGCCTTTTCAGAggacaatctttttctttttaatttttattgtttttaatgcttatttttgagagagagagagagagagagagagagagagagagagagaagcagagagagaaggagacacagaatccgaagcaggctccaggctccaagctgtcagcacagagcccaacacagggctcgaacccacaaaccgtgaaatcatgacctgagccgaagtcggacacttcaccgactgagccacccaggcgccccttctaagCATCATAAGCTAACCACTGTGCTAGACACACTGCCTCAGAATCTAGACCCGAAACCAAGGGGTCAATCTTTCTTTCCTCTAACCTACTAATCGTATATATCATCCGTCAGTAAGTCCTGTCTGTGCTACCTCAAATATGATATCCACCTGCTCCCTACTGTCCAAAGTACCTGAACCTAATCACTTTTCACTCCCCTCTACCATCACATCTTATCTGGGCTACTCTAGTGGCCTACAATACCTGAACCCTGCCTACCTCTCTACCCTCATTTCCTACTGGCCTTCTTGCCGTTCTGGAACACGCCAAGTTGATTCCCTTTCTAAGGTCTTTGCACTTGCTCAAGTTCTCTTTGCCTGTAATAATCACTCCCAGACCTTTGCAGGCTTTTTCTCATCCTTCAGGGCTCAGCCGGTGTATCATCCCCTTAGAGAGATATTCCTTGGCCATTCCAAATAAAATACTCCTCCACTCCATCATTCTCTAAATCCTTACCTGGCTTtatttcttcatagcactttCACAGGGacttttgaaattatataaagtatttatacataaaaaatactattatttatagTCTTTCTCGTATCCACAGTACCAAGAACAATACTTAGCACATAATAGATCAGTAAGTTCTTGCTAAAATGAATAAGAAACCCAGTTTCTACCAACAATCAAAGGACTAAGACAATTATAAACAGATAAGCTATAACACTCTACGTGCCATTAACAGAGGTTTGGCGTATTCTGAGAGTGGAGGATGAGCTGTGGGCCAATGTGAACAAGTTGtaaacaagaaaggaaaggaaactcagGCAAGTAAAAGGTCACAGTTTAATCCAAGACCCAGGAAAAAGTCACCTAGAATGCCAATTCCTAGGGTGAAGCTGCAGGAGGTTAAGACTAGAGTGAAAGACTGGTTTCGTATTTGATCCCAAGAAGCCTAGATTTCATCCTGTAAGCTACGGCTGACAAAGGCATAAACTCCAAGGCAGGGCAGGGATGGGAGAGGCTTGACATTTCAGTGGTAGGACAAGACCGGAGACACTAAAGGAGATGGACAAATCCAAGACGGATCGTGAGGTGCGACACGCACAAGGAAGAATGATGTATAGGAACACGGAGGAGGAAACGAAAAGATAGGAGACAACAAAAGTTTGACTTTAGGTTTCACAGGTTTGGAATTTCTATCAGATGTCCACATGAGGACGTCCAGTGAGCAACTGGAAATGGGGGTATCAGGCCCAAGAGAGAAGCCAAAACTGGAAAAGTAAATGGGGAGAGGAGGAACATATTGCACATAAAGGAACATATTAGCACATAAATGGtacctcatttttttctctgaactcCCATTGTttagatgttcaataaacatttgttggggAGATGCTTTATCTTCCCAACTAGATTAAGAATTGTTCAAGGAGATGTTTTCTACTTTTCGTGTATTCTCACAATACCTAGCATAAAATctggcacacagaaggcactTAATAAGTTGTTAATGGGTGgattggtttttattattatcattttaatgtttatttatttttgagagagcaagcaagagcatgtgcacaagtgggggaggggcagagagagagggagacacagaatcggaaacaggctccaggctctgagctgtcagcacagagcccgacgcggggctcgaactcacggaccgcgagatcgtgacctgagccgaagtcagctgctcaaccaactgagccacccaggtgcccccattcatttattttaaaaaagagagcacaagtgggggaggggcagagagagagggagagagaatcccaagcaggctccgcactgtcggtgCGCAGTtgaatgcggggctcgaactcacgaaccatgaaatcatgacctgagctgaag
It encodes the following:
- the SLC26A2 gene encoding sulfate transporter, whose translation is MSLESKEQHDLSLTDSSEGNDQHGPLCNIPPESANESSTDFKQFEANDQCTPYRRIHMEPQEKSNTNFKKFVIKKLRRTCQCSPTKAKNVIFGFLPVLRWLPKYDLKKNILGDVMSGLIVGILLVPQSIAYSLLAGQEPIYGLYTSFFASIIYFLLGTSRHISVGIFGILCLMIGEVVDRELHKAGYDTAHTPPSLGMVSNGSTLLNQTSDWICDRSCYAIAVGSTVTFMAGVYQVAMGFFQVGFVSVYLSDALLSGFVTGASFTILTSQAKYLLGLSLPRSNGVGSLITTWIHIFRNIHRTNICDLITSLLCLLVLLPTKELNEHFKSKLKAPIPTELIVVVAATLASHFGKLHEKYNSSIAGHIPTGFMPPKAPDWNLIPSLAVDAIAISIIGFAITVSLSEMFAKKHGYTVRANQEMYAIGFCNIIPSFFHCFTTSAALAKTLVKESTGCQTQLSAVVTALVLLLVLLVIAPLFYSLQKSVLGVITIVNLRGALRKFKDLPKMWKVSRMDTVIWFVTMLSSALISTEIGLLIGVCFSMFCVILRTQKPKISLLGWVEESEIFESMSAYKNLQTKPGVKIFRFVAPLYYVNKECFKSALYKKTLNPVLVKAAQKKAAKTKITKETVIFSGIQDEVSLQLSHDPLDLHTIVIDCSAIQFLDTAGIHTLKEVRRDYEAIGIQVLLAQCNPSVRDSLACGEYCKKEEENLLFYSVYEAMAFAEEYQNQKGLCIPNGLSPSSD